The following proteins are encoded in a genomic region of Sorangiineae bacterium MSr12523:
- a CDS encoding response regulator gives MQHAKRHVTGPLDADANSTRPILVVDDDEDLLEVLVDLLAAAGYTVGWARNGQDALSEIEKGGLPSVIFLDMHMPVMTGAEFLEHRMRDRELRKVPVVVMSAHAVTFSRSAFGVVDVIVKPFSFDDLLRAAKRHTGSAITH, from the coding sequence GTGCAGCACGCGAAAAGGCACGTGACGGGTCCCCTCGACGCAGACGCGAACAGCACTCGACCCATCCTCGTCGTGGATGACGACGAAGACCTGCTCGAGGTGTTGGTCGACCTTCTGGCCGCCGCGGGATACACCGTGGGTTGGGCCCGAAATGGCCAAGACGCGCTGTCAGAAATCGAAAAAGGCGGCCTTCCCAGCGTCATCTTTCTCGACATGCACATGCCCGTCATGACCGGCGCGGAATTCCTCGAGCACCGCATGCGCGATCGCGAGTTGCGCAAGGTGCCGGTGGTGGTCATGTCGGCCCACGCGGTGACATTTTCCCGCTCGGCCTTCGGCGTCGTCGACGTCATCGTGAAGCCCTTCAGCTTCGATGACCTGCTGCGCGCCGCCAAAAGGCACACCGGCTCTGCTATCACGCACTAG
- the trmFO gene encoding methylenetetrahydrofolate--tRNA-(uracil(54)-C(5))-methyltransferase (FADH(2)-oxidizing) TrmFO produces MKHVRIIGGGLAGCEAAFQLAERGVQVTLLEQKPERRTPAQTTDWLCELVCSNSMRSNAWVNAVGLLKEELRRCGSLVLTCAEEARVPAGGALAVDRERFAEAVSRRVRGHARIHVEHRVVMRVPEATKDEPVIVATGPLTGDELAADLAAKIGVSQLAYYDAIAPIVSQDSIDESKVFYQSRWGKGGDDDGPDKGEVLRDRAALGDEAYINCPMDEATYKAFVAAVVGAEKVAPRSFEDIRYFEGCLPIEVMAGRGELTLAYGPMKPVGLTDPRTGAQPFAVVQLRKEDAAGTAYNLVGFQTRMTYGEQARIFRMIPGLEECEILRYGSVHRNTFVNAPELLDEHMQLRALPNVYLAGQITGVEGYVESAAGGYVCAVLLAQSLAGDPFVPPPETTALGGIRTHLSRKQPDYQPSNITWACLPPHTNRRLKKRERYAALAERALVDLGQWLDSAPQARVP; encoded by the coding sequence ATGAAGCACGTGCGTATCATCGGTGGTGGCCTCGCGGGCTGTGAGGCGGCGTTTCAACTCGCGGAGCGGGGCGTCCAGGTGACGTTGCTCGAGCAAAAGCCCGAGCGGCGGACGCCGGCGCAAACGACGGATTGGCTCTGCGAGCTGGTGTGCTCCAACTCGATGCGCTCGAATGCATGGGTCAATGCGGTTGGGTTGCTGAAGGAAGAACTGCGGCGGTGCGGCTCGCTGGTCCTCACGTGCGCGGAAGAGGCGCGGGTGCCGGCGGGTGGTGCGCTGGCCGTCGATCGCGAGCGGTTTGCGGAGGCGGTGAGCCGGCGAGTCCGCGGGCATGCGCGCATCCACGTCGAGCATCGCGTGGTGATGCGCGTGCCGGAGGCCACGAAGGACGAACCGGTGATCGTGGCGACGGGACCGCTCACCGGCGACGAGTTGGCCGCGGACTTGGCCGCGAAAATCGGAGTTTCGCAGCTCGCGTACTATGATGCGATCGCGCCCATCGTGAGCCAGGACTCGATCGACGAATCCAAGGTGTTCTACCAGTCGCGATGGGGCAAAGGCGGCGACGACGATGGGCCCGACAAGGGCGAGGTGTTGCGGGATCGCGCAGCGCTCGGGGACGAGGCGTACATCAATTGTCCGATGGACGAGGCCACGTACAAAGCCTTCGTGGCGGCCGTCGTGGGCGCGGAGAAGGTGGCACCGCGATCGTTCGAGGACATTCGCTACTTCGAGGGCTGTCTTCCCATCGAGGTGATGGCCGGCCGCGGCGAGCTGACGTTGGCCTATGGGCCGATGAAGCCGGTGGGCCTCACCGATCCACGCACGGGCGCGCAGCCGTTCGCCGTGGTGCAACTCCGCAAAGAGGACGCCGCAGGAACCGCGTACAACTTGGTGGGCTTCCAGACGCGCATGACGTACGGCGAGCAGGCGCGCATCTTCCGCATGATCCCCGGGCTGGAGGAGTGCGAGATCCTTCGCTACGGGAGCGTGCACCGCAACACCTTCGTGAACGCGCCCGAGTTGCTGGACGAGCACATGCAGCTGCGGGCGTTGCCCAATGTGTACCTCGCGGGGCAGATCACCGGTGTCGAGGGCTACGTCGAGAGTGCGGCCGGCGGGTACGTGTGCGCGGTGCTGCTGGCGCAGTCGCTGGCGGGGGATCCCTTCGTGCCGCCGCCCGAGACGACGGCGCTGGGGGGCATCCGCACCCACCTTTCGCGCAAGCAGCCGGACTACCAGCCATCGAACATCACCTGGGCGTGCCTTCCGCCCCACACGAATCGGCGCCTCAAGAAGCGTGAGCGCTACGCGGCATTGGCCGAACGCGCCCTGGTCGATTTGGGCCAATGGCTCGATTCGGCGCCGCAGGCGCGTGTGCCGTGA
- a CDS encoding serine/threonine protein kinase: MGAVYDAVHETTGRRVALKLLRAEQLRNGRAVERFLREARIVGGLSSPHIGGVLDAGTDEESGIPYLALEYLEGFDLKSLLVRRQRLPWALALAIAVQVCRGLAAAQAAGIIHRDVKPANVRLTAGSDGELVTKVMDFGVAKDIAEEISLTTTGDMVGSFSHMAPEQFSLKPIDFRADVWGVGILLFEAITGVLPVASGTSPMSLASLSLGMLAASNPRVHIPDLRSCGVTVPARVEEIVAKALSVDPAGRFASAHAMGEAMTELLRPELRVMFGDLEDGSRLTPAMPAPRVRTTRPAWRTWAGRGALVAILLAASANLVWSSSPEPRAVKREPPAAIVPEKVAPPPEPVDPLVPAVSLPASAPPAASSAPVRARARARAAAPAASAPPHVSSRDRM; this comes from the coding sequence ATGGGGGCCGTTTATGACGCCGTCCACGAAACGACGGGTCGCCGTGTTGCGCTGAAGCTTCTGCGCGCCGAGCAATTGCGCAATGGGCGTGCGGTGGAGCGCTTCCTGCGGGAGGCGCGCATCGTGGGCGGGCTTTCCTCACCGCACATCGGCGGCGTGCTCGATGCGGGCACGGACGAGGAAAGCGGTATTCCCTACTTGGCGCTGGAGTACCTGGAAGGCTTCGACCTGAAGTCGCTCCTCGTGCGCCGTCAGCGTTTGCCGTGGGCGCTGGCCTTGGCGATTGCGGTGCAGGTATGCCGCGGTCTCGCGGCGGCGCAGGCCGCAGGCATCATCCACCGCGACGTGAAGCCGGCGAACGTGCGGCTCACCGCGGGCTCGGATGGCGAATTGGTGACGAAGGTCATGGACTTCGGCGTGGCCAAGGACATTGCCGAGGAGATTTCGCTCACCACGACGGGCGACATGGTGGGGTCGTTCTCGCACATGGCGCCGGAGCAGTTCTCGCTCAAGCCGATCGACTTTCGCGCCGATGTTTGGGGCGTGGGCATCCTGCTGTTCGAGGCCATCACGGGCGTGTTGCCCGTGGCCAGTGGCACCAGTCCAATGAGCCTGGCGAGCCTGAGCCTGGGTATGCTCGCGGCGAGCAACCCAAGGGTGCACATTCCGGATCTGCGCAGCTGCGGCGTGACGGTGCCTGCCCGGGTGGAGGAGATCGTCGCGAAAGCGCTGTCGGTGGATCCGGCGGGTCGATTCGCCTCGGCGCATGCCATGGGCGAGGCCATGACGGAGCTGCTGCGGCCCGAGCTGCGCGTGATGTTCGGCGATCTGGAGGACGGGAGCCGCCTCACGCCCGCGATGCCCGCGCCGCGAGTTCGAACGACGCGCCCAGCGTGGCGGACGTGGGCGGGGCGGGGGGCGCTGGTGGCGATTCTGCTCGCGGCCAGTGCCAACTTGGTGTGGAGCTCCTCGCCGGAGCCGCGCGCGGTGAAGCGTGAGCCTCCCGCGGCGATCGTGCCCGAGAAGGTCGCGCCGCCGCCCGAGCCCGTGGATCCTCTGGTGCCGGCCGTGAGCTTGCCGGCATCGGCTCCGCCCGCGGCCTCGTCGGCGCCCGTGCGTGCGCGCGCACGGGCGCGTGCCGCTGCGCCGGCGGCGAGCGCCCCGCCCCACGTCTCCAGCCGCGACAGGATGTGA